CAGGCCGAGATATCGCTCGATCGCAAAAACGGCGGGCTCGGAATCGGGCTTACGCTGGTGAAACAACTCGTAGAAATGCACGGCGGACGCGTACAGGCCAGAAGCTCTGGACTGGGTAAAGGCAGCGAGTTCGAGATTCGACTACCGGTTCTTCCCGACGCCTGTATCGACGCCTCACCCGTCGAGGATATGCAAGTGACCTTTCAACCTGCTCGAATCCTGATTGTAGAGGACAATACCGACGCCTCGGAAGCACTGAGTATGTTGCTGGAGAATTTCGGCCATCATCCCACGGCGGTCGAAAACGGAGTTGACGCTATCGCGGCAGTGACAAAGGGGGAATTCGATTTCGCGCTCGTAGATATCGGACTACCTGGAATCGACGGATATGAATTGGCGCGCCGCATTCGAGCGCTGCCCAACGGTCGGAATCTGACGCTGGTGGCGCTGACTGGCTATGGACAGGAGTCCGACAAGCGGCAAGCGCGCGTCGCGGGTTTCGATCACCATCTCACCAAGCCCGTGAATATCGCACGCCTGCGCGCGCTGCTAGGCGGCTGAACGCCAGTACTAACTCGCTCCCGGGAGACTTGCGCTACGCCACTGTCGCAGGAGTTCATAGGGATCGATGCTGCCCGCGTCCTCTTCGAGCAGAGACCGGTCAAGAAGCGCGGCGACGGCGCCGGTCGAGGTGTGACTATTGAGCTCTGGCAGAGACGACTCACTATAATAGCGAAATGGAACACGCGTTCCGGCTGCCGATTCAATTCCGATATTTACTATCCGCGGCCAGGACGCGAGCTGTTCGGCATTGGGAGCTGCGAACAAATCGCTGGCCGCGATGCTGGCGCCGCTCTCGATTCCCGCCTCGGACATGTCCGCATTGAGCTCGACGCACAGCCGCGCGAAGCGCTGGAATCCCCGCAGGAGCTCGAGCGCCTGTCGGTATTGCGCGGCCAGGCAAAATCGCAACATCCGCAGGGTGTTGGCGGACGGATTCCAATCGCGCCCCAACTCGTCGAAGAGCGCGTCGTACTCCCTGCGATGATGTCCGATGTATTCCTCGATACTCATCAGCTCCGGCGTCGTGTAACCGGCTCGCGCCATGACAAGCGAGTAGAGACATCGCGCGAGGCGGCCGTTGCCATCGCGGAATGGATGGATCCGGATCAGGGTCGTCATCGCAAGCATCGCGCGGACGATGGGCGGGGAGTCATCCTCGCGATTGAGCAGATCGACAAGCTCATTCATGAGACCGGCGAGCAGTTCGGCTTTGGGCGCGCGGTACACCACGACCCCGTCGCCATCGCGCACCCCCGCGTCGCGTGTCCGCCACTTGCCGGGCCACGCGAGCGAATCCTGCTCGTTGATCATGAAGTGCAGTGCACTGATCAATCCCAGATCAAATTTGAAGTTCGGATCGCCCATGAGCTGCAGGACATAATTCATTGCCCGCTGATAGCCATCGACGCGCGGAGCGCGTTCCTTGCGCGCAACGCCGTCTTCGAGAGTCTGAACGTAGATTTCGCGGTAGGTTACACCGCGCCAGATGGTTGGGACGACGATTCGATCGGCAAGGTCCGCGTTGATTGCGTCAATCGCGGCGACCGTCGCAAGCCCATCAGCGTCCAGTGGCGGAGCAATTAGAATCACCGAAGTAATCGCCTGGGTGGCGCGTGAATCACCAGGGCCGGAAAGCGCGCGGCTTCCCGGCCCTGAGTTCAGCTCAGAGAGAATTGATAAAAGGCGTGCTGCAAGTGCAGCTCTTCAACTGTGAATTCGCCGAGCCTCCCAGCACGGCCGCCTTAGCCGCCGCAGGCGGTGTACAGGTGAAAAAGTCGGCACCGCAATCAAGATAGATGTTGGAGCATGCCGCGATACCGGCAGTGCCCGATGGCACCGCGTAACATCCAGTGCCGGACTGAGAAGATGTCGTCTGACAGCAGAATGCGACGGGGTCGTTGCTCGCAGAGCCCGCCCCGGCTGCACCTAGCAACGCCTGCGCGTGAACGATCGCAGGGGCGAGCAACGCCGCCGCGACGATCGCGGAAATCTTAAGTCTCGAAATCATGTCAAGTTTCCTCCCGAACGCCAGTAATTTTCAGTTGGAAAAAGTGCTGCACGAGCAGTCCTTCAGCCCTTTGGCACCCGACGCGGCCGGCGCGCACTGCTCGAAACCATTGGGTCCGCAGGCGAAGACCACGCCGCTGCACGAATTGACGGCCGCCGGGGTGAGCACGGGGGTGGTGCAGTTGGTTCCGATCGCCTGCCCCGCGTTGCCCGCGGTGAGCGCGCTGCAGCAGAAGGCCGCTGGTCCAGAAGCCAGCGGAACGGGAATTGGAATTGGCAGAAGTTGGGCCCAGGCCGGCGCCGAGAATGACACCAGGCCCCAGACCGCGAAAGCCAGCCTCAATCGCTTGAACATGAATCAAGTCCTCCTCTCGGCGTATATATGCCAGTTTGATATTATTTCCTACAACTTATTTATGTTCTAGAACGGCGATGTATCTACTATCTGTTAAAAATTCACACAATTAGGAGAGAGGAAGGAAGGCTTATGACCTGCGCAAGCGAAAACGATCGAGAGCGGCAGTGCGCGCCCGTACGCCCGCTTCGCAGGGGCAACGATCGCACCGCTTCGGGTGCGGCGCGTTCTCCAATTTCGCAGCGGAGCGCAGTTCCGTCCAACGCCTGGGCTCTTGCAGGCGCGTGGTCTAAGCGCGAGAGTCTGCGTGGAAATAGCGGGCGCGCGGGAAGCACCGACGGCGCAAGGACAGATGAAGCTCTCAATTCAGGGCAAATCGCTGTTACCCAATGATTTGTTGACATGACAAATTTCGCTCTCAAAGATCGCGCGGCAATCGCGGGTGTGGGCCAATCGCAATACGGCCGGCGTCTGATGCGCAGTCCAATTGACCTCGCTGCCGATGCGATCGCGAGCGCACTCGATGACTGCGGGCTGCCACGCGATCAGCTCGACGGAATGATCGTGAGTTTCGGCTCTCCAATCGGCGCGGACGCCGATACGATCGCGCAACTGCTCGGATTGAAGTTAAGAACCTACAATCAGACGTGGGCGCACGGACGATTCACAGCGAGCGCCATCATCTGGGCGGCGATGATGGTCAACGCCGGCATGGCCGATGCGGTCGCGTGTCTCGCCTCGGTGAGCTTCTCCGCAATGCGACGGCCGATGATGGGTGGCGCGGGAGATCGCGAAGGCGGGCGTGAAGCCGGCGGCGGTCACGGCGAAGATCCGGTGTACGGCATGACTTCGCCCGGTTCAGGCGCAGCGCTGGTCGCGCGAAAATACTTCGATCGTTACGGGACTGACAGCCGCGCCCTCGCGTCGATTCCGGTTGCATTCCGCAAGCACGCATCGATGAATCCCGCGGCGATCATGCGCGAGCCGTTCAGCGTCGAAGACCATCAACGATCGCGCTACGTTTGCGAGCCCTTGCATCTGCTCGACTATTGCCTGATCAACGACGGTGCCGCATGCGTCATCGTGACGACTTCGGAACGCGCGCGCGATCTGAATAAGCGCCCGGTATATATCAGCGGGATGCAGGGACTGCCGGGCGGTCGCGAGGAATTCATCTGGGCGTATCCCGGGCTCGGGGTTTTGCAGCAATCGATATTCGAGTACGAAGCGGGATTACAACCGGTGTACAAGATGGCAGGCGTCACTCAGAAAGATATCGACGCTCTCTTCACCTACGATGCATTCTCAATCGTCGCGTGGATCGCTCTGGAGCGGTTTGGTTTCTGCAAGCCGGGCGAAGCCGCGGCCTTCACGCAGGACGGGCGAATCGAAATCGGCGGCGAACTGCCGATGAATACCAACGGCGGCTTACTCTCAGAAGCTCACATCATGGGATGGAATCACCAGGTTGAAATCGTCCGCCAGTTGCGCGGCGAATGCGGTCCGCGGCAGGTGCCTGATGCCACGATTATCCAGTGGGCAAACGCGTATGGCGATTCGCTGATTTATCGAAGATAATGGCCATGAGAGATCCTGACGCGCAATATCACAAACCGCTTCCGGCGATCACTTCGATCAATCGACCTTTCTGGGATGCGCTCCGGCGGCACGAACTGAGTATGCAAAAATGCGATGGATGCGGACTGATATGGTATCCGCCATCGCCGCTATGCCCGTGCTGCTGGTCGCGCAGCATCGCCTGGGTAAAACTCAGTGGCCGCGGCCGCGTAAGTTCCTGGGTGGTATTTCATCAATCGTACTTCAAGAGCTTCGATGCCGAGATTCCGTATAATGTAGTCGAAGTCGAGCTTGATGAAGGTCCGCGCATCCTCGCCAACGTCGTCGGGATCTCGAACGACAAAATACGCACCGGTATTCCTGTCGAAATAGTATTTGATGACGTTACGGATGAGGTCACGCTCGCGCGATTCAAACCCCGCTGATTCGATACCAGCCGGATTCTATCGCGCCTCGGCGTGATAAGGTGTGAGTTCCTCGAGCAGCCTCCTTGCCTCCCTGAGATCAAAGGTATCGAACCCTTCCGTGAACCAGTTATAGATCCTGGCGAGAATCGCGCGCGCCTCTTCCCGGCGCTCGTGAACCGCGAGTATGCGCGCGAGGCTCATCGTCGCGCGCAGCTCGTGCATCCTGGCTGACTGGTTTCGTGCTATCTCAATCGCAGTGCGGAATGATTCCTTTGCTTCCTCGACCCGATCCGCGCCAAGCTTCAGTAGCAACTCGCCTTTCACGCGATATAGTTGAGCGGCATCTACGTGATCGTCGATCTGCGCGAGCGATTCGATGGCCTTGGTTACGCGGCCCAGGCTCTCGTGCGGATTGCGGCCCGCGGCATAGAGCGATGCAACGCGGTATTGCGGAAAAAACTCGGAGGGCGCCGGAAAGCCCTCGGCTTCGACCTGGGCGAGGATTCGATTTCGCTCCGCCACGCCTTCCTCGCATTTTCCGAGGCGGCATTGCGCGTCCGCGCGCAAGAGCGACGCGACCCGCGCGATATGCGTCAACCCATGATCGTTCGCGACCTGGATCGACAACTCTGCCAAGTCGCGCGCGCGACGGAAATCGCCGCACTCCAGATGAATCGATCCGTCGCCCATGCTCGTAACCGCGATCCAGAGCGGCTGGTCGAGCGTTTTCGCATCGCGGACCGCGTCGCCCGATTCGCTCAGCGCCTTGGCTGGATAGCCAAGGTTGAAGAGCAGTGCACTCAGCCAATAGCGGCTCCACCAGTAGCGGCTCCACCAGTATGTGGTCGAAAAGTTCATGTCGTTGCGCAATGCGGGATCGAACAGTTCGAGCGCACGCTCGTAATGCCCGAGCGCGGTGGGGAAATCTCCCGCGACGACAGCTTCATGACCCGCGGCCTCTGAAGCGAAGGTATGCGCTAACCGACTGTCATTGGCCGAAAAGCCGCCTGCCTCCTGCGCCATCCGCAGCAAATCGCTGGTCAGCTCGCGCGAGCGCGCAAGCTCGCGCCGATTGCAGTGAAAAGCGCGTGCGACCGCGGTCGCGCCCAGCAGTTCCCGCTGCTCATTGAGCTTCGCGGCCAGCTCCCGCCATCGCTCGAGCGGCCCTACGAGCTCACGTGCCGCATAGTCCCTGGTCATCTGGATACAATTGCAGAGCGAAGCCTGAAGCCGCAGCTCGCTACGGTCGCGCTTGTCGCCGGCCGGGAGCTCCGACAGCTTATCGAGAGCGCTCCGCGTGAGCGTGAGAGCGTCGTCGTACGCGGCGCGTTTGGAGGCCTGCTTCGCAGCCAGCGTGAGGTATTCGATCGCGCTCTCGGCGTTGCCGCTGCTGCCGTAATGATGCGCCAGCTCCGACAGGTGATCGTCGATATGGTCGTGCCATACCTCGTCGATCGAGGCCGCGATCCTTTCATGGAGGATTTTGCGCCTCTCAGTGAGGATCGAGTTGTAAGCGACGTCGTGAGTGAGCGCGTGCTTGAATGCGTATTCGATATCGCCGCCGGCGATCTGCTCATAGATGAATTCACGCTCCTGCAGCGTCGCAAGCATCGGGAGCAGCTTTTCCTCCGTCGTCCCGATCACGTGTGATGCGAGCTTCAAGGAAAACTCGGTGCCCATCACGGCCAGAGTTTGCAGGAGTTGCTTTTGAGCCGGCGGCAGGCGGTCGATGCGCGAAGCCAGCACCGCCTGCACGGTCGCCGGGATGCGCAACTTGTTCAGCGATCGCGTCAACTTGGTGTGACCGTTCCGCGCCAGCGTCCCGTCTTCGAACAGCGCCTGGATCGTCTCCTCGATAAAGAACGGCGTGCCTTCGCTCTTTTCGATTATCAGGCGCTTGAGCGGCGCGACCTCTTCACTTTCGCCGAGCAGCGCCGTCAGCATCTGGTCCGCGCTCTCTTTGCCGAGAGGCTCGAGCCTGAGGCGCGTGTACGATGTGCGATTGCTCCAATCGTGGTTGTACTCAGGCCGGTAGTTGACCAGCAGCAGGATTCGCGAAAATGGAATCGCATCGCTGACCAGATCCAGCAGCACCTGCGTTTCGTCGTCGATCCAGTGAAGATCTTCGAAGATCAACATCAACGGCTGATTGGTGCTCTCGCGCAAGAGAATCCGTTTGATCGCATCGAGCGTACGCCGGCGCCGAATCTGCGCGTCCATCTGGGCCAGCGGATCAATGCCTTCCACCAGACCGAGCAATCCGAAGAGGTACGGCAGCGCGTCTTCGAGCGAACGATCCAGTGTGACGATCCTGCCGTTAACCTTCTCGCGCCGCGTTCGCAGATCATCTTCCGGTACGATCTTGAAATACGAGTGAAGGAGTTCCATCAGCGGCAGATAGGCCGACGCTTTGCCGTGCGAGACCGAGTACGCCTCCAGCACCATCCATCCGCTCTGATGGCGCAACTTGAACTCGTAAAACAATCTCGACTTGCCGACGCCCGCGCCCGCGACTACTGCGGCGATCTGACCGTGCCCTGATTTCGCCTGCTCTGCGGCGCGTGCAATCGCCTGGATCTCCGGCTCGCGCCCGACGAACCGCGTCAGACCGCGCCGCACCGAAAGTTGAAGGCGCGTGCGCAGCGGGCCGAGTCCAGTCACTTCGAAAACATTCACCGGCCCGCTGACGCCCTTTACCATTGCGGGACCGAGAGCCTTGAAAGCGAAATAGCCTTCGCACAGCTTCTGGGTGCTTTCGGTGATCGCGATCGATCCCGTAGGCGCGAGCGCCTGCATCCGCGCCGCCAATCCCGTCGAGTGACCGACCGGCACGTACTCGGTGTGAGCATCGGCGGTCTTGATCGATCGCACGACAACTTCGCCGGTATTTATGCCGATACGTGACTCGATCGGCGCCTGTCCCGACTGCCGCAACTTGGCCGCGTAGAGCCGCAATTCTTCCTGCATCCTGAGTGCAGCGTAGAGCGCGCGCTGAGGATGATCCTCGTGGGCCATGGGGGCGCCGAACAGCGCGAAGATGCCGTCACCGGTGGATTGAGCGACGTAGCCCTCGTAGCGATGGACCGCGTCGATCATTAACTTGAGCGCGGGATCAACGATTGCGCGGGCTTGCTCGGGATCGAGATCCTCGATCAGCTCCATCGAGCCCTTGATATCGGCGAACAGCGCGGTGACGGTCTTGCGTTCGCCGTCCGTCGTAACATCAGTAGCGGCCACGCTCACGCGTTCGCCGGCTTCGCCGTCAGCAGTCGCCTTGTGCTGCTTTGCGGGAGTTGGCGGAGACGCCACCAGCGGCCCGCCACAATCTTGGCAGAATTTCGCGCCCGCAGGGTTTTGAAAGTTGCACTTTGCGCAGCTGCGGGCGAACGGATGTCCGCACGAAACGCAGAACTTGGCAACCGGCGGATTAACAAAATCGCAACCTGGGCAGCGCACCGCGATTCTCCAAACTGACGGCCAATGAAGCAAAAAGTAGACCCAGGCGGGGCGACGGATTCGAGCGAAATATTGCGCTGGTATTTTGTGCCCGGATTTCCTCGATTAGCGGCGGTGCCGCAGGGCTCGCACCGCACTTGTTCATTATAACTGCCTAGAACTGTAAAATGCTTTCTATTGTTTAAACATAGAATTACTCATTTTGCATCAGTCTCCATGACTCTGTGACGCATAACAATCGGGCATGGGCAGCCGGAACAGGCACCACCAGAATGTAACTGCCTGTTTCCGTGAGTAGGCTCGCGGCGCGGATGTTACTATAGGGGCCACGCGAATCATCCGGCGAGGCGGCTATGAGACAACATCGATTCGGGGCCACGGTCTGGCAGGTTCCCGCGATTGGGCAAGGCACGTGGCAAATTGAGGGCGCGAATCGGCGCGCGGCGATCGCGGCATTGCAGCGCGGGCTCGATCTCGGGATGACCCATATCGACACCGCGGAAATGTACGGCTCGGGTGAGGCTGAGAAGATTGTGGCCGCCGCGATCGAAGGGCGACGCGACGGAGTGTTCATCGTCTCGAAGGTGCTGCCGCAACACGCGTCGAGAAGCGGCACCCTCAAGGCATGCGAGCAATCACTGCGTTATCTGAAGACCGATCACCTCGACTGCTATTTGTTGCACTGGCGCGGACGATATCCGCTCGAGGAGACAATCGCGGCTTTCGAGGCCTTGAAGCGCGACGGCAAGATCCTTTCGTGGGGTGTCAGCAACTTCGACGTCGCCGACCTCGAGGAAGCCGCATCGA
This is a stretch of genomic DNA from Candidatus Binataceae bacterium. It encodes these proteins:
- a CDS encoding Fic family protein, with product MILIAPPLDADGLATVAAIDAINADLADRIVVPTIWRGVTYREIYVQTLEDGVARKERAPRVDGYQRAMNYVLQLMGDPNFKFDLGLISALHFMINEQDSLAWPGKWRTRDAGVRDGDGVVVYRAPKAELLAGLMNELVDLLNREDDSPPIVRAMLAMTTLIRIHPFRDGNGRLARCLYSLVMARAGYTTPELMSIEEYIGHHRREYDALFDELGRDWNPSANTLRMLRFCLAAQYRQALELLRGFQRFARLCVELNADMSEAGIESGASIAASDLFAAPNAEQLASWPRIVNIGIESAAGTRVPFRYYSESSLPELNSHTSTGAVAALLDRSLLEEDAGSIDPYELLRQWRSASLPGAS
- a CDS encoding thiolase family protein — protein: MTNFALKDRAAIAGVGQSQYGRRLMRSPIDLAADAIASALDDCGLPRDQLDGMIVSFGSPIGADADTIAQLLGLKLRTYNQTWAHGRFTASAIIWAAMMVNAGMADAVACLASVSFSAMRRPMMGGAGDREGGREAGGGHGEDPVYGMTSPGSGAALVARKYFDRYGTDSRALASIPVAFRKHASMNPAAIMREPFSVEDHQRSRYVCEPLHLLDYCLINDGAACVIVTTSERARDLNKRPVYISGMQGLPGGREEFIWAYPGLGVLQQSIFEYEAGLQPVYKMAGVTQKDIDALFTYDAFSIVAWIALERFGFCKPGEAAAFTQDGRIEIGGELPMNTNGGLLSEAHIMGWNHQVEIVRQLRGECGPRQVPDATIIQWANAYGDSLIYRR
- a CDS encoding Zn-ribbon domain-containing OB-fold protein; the protein is MRDPDAQYHKPLPAITSINRPFWDALRRHELSMQKCDGCGLIWYPPSPLCPCCWSRSIAWVKLSGRGRVSSWVVFHQSYFKSFDAEIPYNVVEVELDEGPRILANVVGISNDKIRTGIPVEIVFDDVTDEVTLARFKPR
- a CDS encoding adenylate/guanylate cyclase domain-containing protein, yielding MASPPTPAKQHKATADGEAGERVSVAATDVTTDGERKTVTALFADIKGSMELIEDLDPEQARAIVDPALKLMIDAVHRYEGYVAQSTGDGIFALFGAPMAHEDHPQRALYAALRMQEELRLYAAKLRQSGQAPIESRIGINTGEVVVRSIKTADAHTEYVPVGHSTGLAARMQALAPTGSIAITESTQKLCEGYFAFKALGPAMVKGVSGPVNVFEVTGLGPLRTRLQLSVRRGLTRFVGREPEIQAIARAAEQAKSGHGQIAAVVAGAGVGKSRLFYEFKLRHQSGWMVLEAYSVSHGKASAYLPLMELLHSYFKIVPEDDLRTRREKVNGRIVTLDRSLEDALPYLFGLLGLVEGIDPLAQMDAQIRRRRTLDAIKRILLRESTNQPLMLIFEDLHWIDDETQVLLDLVSDAIPFSRILLLVNYRPEYNHDWSNRTSYTRLRLEPLGKESADQMLTALLGESEEVAPLKRLIIEKSEGTPFFIEETIQALFEDGTLARNGHTKLTRSLNKLRIPATVQAVLASRIDRLPPAQKQLLQTLAVMGTEFSLKLASHVIGTTEEKLLPMLATLQEREFIYEQIAGGDIEYAFKHALTHDVAYNSILTERRKILHERIAASIDEVWHDHIDDHLSELAHHYGSSGNAESAIEYLTLAAKQASKRAAYDDALTLTRSALDKLSELPAGDKRDRSELRLQASLCNCIQMTRDYAARELVGPLERWRELAAKLNEQRELLGATAVARAFHCNRRELARSRELTSDLLRMAQEAGGFSANDSRLAHTFASEAAGHEAVVAGDFPTALGHYERALELFDPALRNDMNFSTTYWWSRYWWSRYWLSALLFNLGYPAKALSESGDAVRDAKTLDQPLWIAVTSMGDGSIHLECGDFRRARDLAELSIQVANDHGLTHIARVASLLRADAQCRLGKCEEGVAERNRILAQVEAEGFPAPSEFFPQYRVASLYAAGRNPHESLGRVTKAIESLAQIDDHVDAAQLYRVKGELLLKLGADRVEEAKESFRTAIEIARNQSARMHELRATMSLARILAVHERREEARAILARIYNWFTEGFDTFDLREARRLLEELTPYHAEAR
- a CDS encoding aldo/keto reductase — its product is MRQHRFGATVWQVPAIGQGTWQIEGANRRAAIAALQRGLDLGMTHIDTAEMYGSGEAEKIVAAAIEGRRDGVFIVSKVLPQHASRSGTLKACEQSLRYLKTDHLDCYLLHWRGRYPLEETIAAFEALKRDGKILSWGVSNFDVADLEEAASIAAAESIACNQVLYHLRERAVEHRVLPWCEKHGVALVGYSPYGHSTAAPKPLSKDRAVLEEIAAAHDATPRQVALNFLVRRPPLFTIPKASSIAHVEENAGAGNFQLTEAELKRIDEAFPNRSRSDLPVL